In the genome of Xylanibacillus composti, one region contains:
- a CDS encoding GNAT family N-acetyltransferase, producing the protein MQMATITVQQATIEQLDEIVSLFNDYRIFYEKTSDLEGARAFIKAKFVNQESVIFLAYHAVENQAVGFAQLYPTFSSLSMTKAWILNDLYVASRCRQQGVGRKLLEAARRFAERTEANSLSLSTARDNQTAQRLYESFGFTQEDKFVQYNYDIKLI; encoded by the coding sequence GTTGGATGAAATCGTATCGTTATTTAATGATTATCGTATCTTCTACGAGAAAACGTCAGATTTGGAAGGAGCAAGAGCATTTATAAAAGCGAAGTTTGTGAATCAAGAGTCTGTTATATTCCTTGCTTATCATGCTGTTGAAAATCAGGCCGTAGGTTTTGCGCAGCTATACCCGACATTTTCTTCGCTTTCGATGACGAAGGCTTGGATCTTGAATGACTTGTATGTGGCTAGTCGTTGCAGGCAGCAGGGAGTAGGAAGAAAGCTCCTGGAAGCTGCTCGCCGGTTCGCGGAAAGGACAGAGGCAAATTCACTATCCTTGTCCACTGCCAGGGATAACCAGACCGCTCAGAGGTTATACGAAAGCTTTGGATTTACTCAAGAAGATAAGTTTGTCCAATACAATTACGATATCAAGCTAATTTAG
- the lepB gene encoding signal peptidase I, whose translation MNELKIFVSMILALVLLASGISPTTTKSFVASGPSMAPTIHDGDRIVVDTSHDLEIEREDLILLVVDGKEYVKRVVGLEGDVVEKTTRDSITIHEERYESVIWGDVTYPISLAKDEFFVLGDNLNHSLDSRTFGVITREQIIGKVISIQSRNKGN comes from the coding sequence ATGAACGAATTGAAAATCTTCGTCTCTATGATTTTGGCACTGGTCCTGCTAGCTTCAGGAATATCGCCCACAACGACGAAAAGCTTTGTTGCAAGTGGTCCTTCTATGGCCCCAACTATTCATGACGGGGATCGGATAGTAGTTGACACGAGTCACGATCTGGAAATCGAACGTGAGGATCTAATCTTACTAGTGGTCGATGGCAAAGAATATGTCAAACGGGTTGTCGGTTTGGAAGGAGATGTCGTAGAAAAAACAACCCGCGATTCTATTACAATCCATGAAGAGAGGTATGAGTCTGTCATCTGGGGAGATGTGACATACCCGATTTCACTGGCTAAAGACGAGTTCTTTGTACTAGGCGACAATCTGAATCATAGCCTCGATAGCCGGACCTTTGGGGTCATCACAAGGGAACAGATCATAGGAAAAGTGATATCGATCCAAAGTCGAAACAAGGGGAACTAG
- a CDS encoding copper amine oxidase N-terminal domain-containing protein — protein MKNKILLILTVLVLSSTQFISYSAYAQQPSGITVTLDGEKVEFDHDPVVQSGTTMVQFVPIFRMLGLQFDWDQASKTVTGYKDEWKVELTVGESEAYINGKAVELSQAPILYNNNTFVPLRFIGEASGKTVLWNSDEQTAELVTPLAQLLYDTIMQDSLHFEWNMFQTRLKEPAQYLARYEDRLWFGIETDLGMLLKIYHFDGQEIQFIQYFATDDRFVQSDLAPTSEELISIFADNYGSPELDDFGATWRGPGNYKSISGNEEHISIIFGPDLSLPLGTMVEMEQLFATTDGTDFRNMKWGMSLEEVKTNEENAFLLLEKSDELLYEITVEQKSYALQYKFKENRLVEGLYLVSDLTNDNVAYMEEFIQLRDLLTDIYGESPFSTAVWTNEEYKYQPDKWEIAAENGDMSIFNQWETPTSSIILALHGSDLAIGVWVTFQEKE, from the coding sequence ATGAAAAACAAGATTCTACTTATCTTAACCGTTCTGGTACTCAGCTCGACACAATTCATAAGTTATTCTGCGTATGCCCAGCAGCCTAGTGGGATAACCGTCACTTTGGATGGGGAGAAGGTAGAGTTTGATCACGATCCGGTTGTGCAATCGGGCACGACAATGGTTCAGTTTGTACCGATCTTTCGTATGCTAGGCCTGCAATTCGACTGGGACCAAGCAAGTAAAACGGTAACAGGCTACAAGGATGAGTGGAAGGTCGAACTCACAGTGGGGGAAAGTGAAGCGTACATAAACGGGAAGGCCGTGGAACTATCCCAAGCACCGATTCTTTATAATAACAATACATTCGTTCCGCTACGTTTTATCGGGGAAGCATCTGGTAAAACGGTGTTGTGGAATAGTGACGAACAAACTGCAGAACTTGTTACGCCTTTAGCCCAATTGCTGTATGATACGATCATGCAGGACTCTCTCCATTTCGAATGGAACATGTTTCAAACAAGATTGAAGGAACCCGCCCAGTATTTGGCACGATATGAAGACAGGTTATGGTTTGGTATTGAGACTGATCTAGGCATGTTACTTAAAATATATCATTTCGATGGTCAGGAGATTCAATTTATCCAATATTTCGCCACGGATGATCGATTTGTCCAGTCAGATTTAGCCCCAACTAGCGAGGAACTCATTTCAATATTTGCGGATAATTATGGCTCGCCCGAACTTGACGATTTTGGCGCCACCTGGCGGGGACCAGGGAACTACAAGTCCATTTCGGGAAATGAGGAACATATCAGTATTATATTTGGACCTGATTTAAGTCTACCGTTAGGGACAATGGTAGAAATGGAGCAGTTATTCGCTACAACGGATGGTACGGATTTTCGAAATATGAAGTGGGGCATGTCGCTGGAAGAAGTAAAGACAAATGAAGAAAACGCGTTTCTATTATTAGAGAAAAGCGATGAGCTGCTATATGAAATAACCGTAGAGCAGAAAAGTTATGCTTTGCAATATAAATTCAAAGAGAATCGATTGGTTGAGGGGCTCTATCTTGTCTCCGATTTGACGAATGATAATGTGGCGTACATGGAAGAATTTATCCAGTTGCGTGACTTGCTGACGGATATCTATGGCGAATCTCCGTTCAGCACGGCAGTTTGGACTAATGAAGAATATAAGTATCAGCCGGATAAGTGGGAGATAGCCGCGGAGAATGGAGATATGTCTATATTCAATCAGTGGGAAACGCCAACATCTTCGATTATTTTAGCGTTGCATGGTTCGGATTTAGCCATTGGTGTATGGGTTACTTTCCAGGAGAAAGAATAG